CGGGCCGCGCGAGGCGGGCGCGGGCGGGGCCGtcggggcgggcggggcgggggaggcgCGGGGCCGGCTGCGGTGCGAGTTCCGCCGGGCGCCGTTCtgcgggcggggcgggcgggggcGGCCGGGCGAGCGGGAGGCGGCGCTGGGCGCGGCGCTGCGCGAGGCGCTGGAGCCGGCGGTGCGCCTCTCGCGCTACCCGCGCGCGCAGCTGGACGTGAGCGCGCTGGTGCTGCAGGACGGCGGCTCGGCGCTGGCGGCCGCGCTGTGCGCCGCGGGGCTGGCGCTGGCCGACGCGGGCGTGGAGCTCTTCGACCTGGTGGCGGCGTGCGCGCTGTGCCGCGCCCCCGACGGCCGCTGGCTGCTGCAGCCCGCCGAGCGCGAGgagcgcgccgccgccgcccgcctcaCCCTCGCCCTCCTGCCCGCCCTCGGCCAGGTCTGCGGCCTGCTGGGCGCCGGGCAGGGCGGCGGGCCCGACGGCTGGGCCCCCGCGCTGCGCCTCGCCCTCGACGgctgccaccgcctccacccgCTCCTGCGCCGCAGCCTCC
Above is a genomic segment from Euleptes europaea isolate rEulEur1 chromosome 17, rEulEur1.hap1, whole genome shotgun sequence containing:
- the EXOSC6 gene encoding exosome complex component MTR3, translated to MPLDHRRVPGPEESQSPLLFAGAAAEEEEAAAAAGAASGRDPTALQPLFARVGLLSQAKGSAYVELGGGTKVLCAVAGPREAGAGGAVGAGGAGEARGRLRCEFRRAPFCGRGGRGRPGEREAALGAALREALEPAVRLSRYPRAQLDVSALVLQDGGSALAAALCAAGLALADAGVELFDLVAACALCRAPDGRWLLQPAEREERAAAARLTLALLPALGQVCGLLGAGQGGGPDGWAPALRLALDGCHRLHPLLRRSLLRAAKRGRPGAPRDPPPSEGQDREPPAPTA